A single genomic interval of Musa acuminata AAA Group cultivar baxijiao chromosome BXJ3-4, Cavendish_Baxijiao_AAA, whole genome shotgun sequence harbors:
- the LOC135634587 gene encoding glutamyl-tRNA reductase 2-like, with amino-acid sequence MAAANSLATAFLGAAAAAAAAKAEPFRANRPSKSTASPAFSFRVCQRGVAFIGSRRGAVRRSPRCEVQVDIKEKAAASISAIEQFKISADRYMKERSSIAVIGLSVHTAPVEMREKLAVPEAQWPRAVGDLCGLNHIEEAAVLSTCNRMEIYVVALSWHRGIREVTEWMSKTSGIPVSELRQHLFMLRDGDATRHLFEVSAGLDSLVLGEGQILAQVKQVVRVGQVSGGLGKNIDRMFKDAITTGKRVRSETNIASGAVSVSSAAVELALMKLPKPHCGSARMLVIGAGKMGKLVIKHLAAKGCKKVVVVNRSVERVEAIREELKDIEIIYRPFSQMHSCAAEADVVFTNTASETPLFLKEHVQLLPTVSEDVGGVRLFIDISVPRNVGSCVASHEHARVYNVDDLKEVVEANKGDRLRKAMEAQTIITQELKRFEAWRDSLETVPTIKNLRSYADRIRASELEKCLQKVDGDALTKKMIKAIDELSTGIVNKLLHGPLQHLRCDGSDSRTLDETLENMHALNRMFNLHTDQKAILEQKIKAKLGKTQG; translated from the exons ATGGCAGCTGCGAACAGTCTCGCCACAGCATTTCTaggtgcggcggcggcggcggcggcggcgaaggcGGAGCCTTTCCGTGCAAACAGGCCATCCAAGTCCACCGCGTCTCCTGCTTTTAGCTTTAGGGTTTGCCAGAGAGGTGTGGCCTTCATTGGGAGCCGGAGAGGCGCTGTCCGAAGGAGCCCGCGGTGCGAGGTTCAGGTTGATATCAAAGAGAAGGCAGCAGCCAGCATCTCTGCCATCGAGCAGTTCAAGATCTCTGCCGACC GTTACATGAAGGAAAGGAGCAGCATAGCTGTTATTGGCCTAAGTGTCCACACTGCTCCAGTGGAGATGCGAGAAAAGCTTGCTGTTCCAGAGGCACAATGGCCCCGTGCTGTTGGAGATCTGTGCGGTTTGAATCACATAGAAGAAGCTGCAGTTCTCAGTACCTGCAACAGAATGGAAATATATGTGGTTGCCCTTTCCTGGCATCGTGGAATCAGAGAAGTAACGGAGTGGATGTCTAAG ACCAGTGGCATTCCAGTTTCAGAGCTTAGACAACATCTCTTCATGCTTCGCGACGGTGATGCTACAAGGCATTTGTTTGAGGTATCAGCTGGGCTTGATTCTCTAGTCCTGGGAGAAGGACAGATCCTTGCACAAGTTAAACAGGTGGTAAGAGTTGGACAAGTTAGTGGAGGGTTGGGGAAAAACATCGACAGGATGTTTAAGGACGCCATAACAACTGGAAAGCGGGTTCGTAGTGAGACCAACATAGCATCTGGTGCAGTCTCCGTAAGCTCCGCGGCTGTTGAATTGGCTCTTATGAAGCTCCCAAAGCCCCACTGTGGATCTGCCCGAATGCTGGTGATTGGGGCCGGCAAGATGGGTAAGCTTGTGATCAAACATTTGGCTGCAAAAGGATGCAAAAAGGTGGTGGTTGTAAATAGGTCGGTGGAAAGAGTAGAAGCCATTCGTGAGGAGCTGAAAGATATTGAAAtaatttacagacctttctcccaGATGCACTCATGTGCTGCTGAAGCTGATGTCGTGTTCACAAACACAGCATCTGAGACACCATTGTTCTTGAAAGAACATGTCCAACTTCTTCCTACTGTGAGCGAGGATGTGGGGGGTGTAAGGCTCTTCATCGATATATCAGTCCCTCGGAATGTGGGATCCTGTGTTGCAAGTCATGAGCATGCAAGGGTTTACAACGTTGATGATCTTAAGGAGGTTGTCGAGGCTAACAAAGGAGACAGGTTAAGgaaggcaatggaagctcagacaATAATCACTCAAGAGTTGAAGAGGTTCGAAGCATGGAGGGATTCTTTGGAGACTGTCCCTACCATCAAGAACTTAAGGTCGTATGCTGATAGAATCAGGGCATCGGAGCTTGAGAAATGCTTGCAGAAAGTTGATGGAGATGCTCTGACGAAGAAAATGATAAAGGCAATTGACGAGCTCAGCACCGGTATAGTTAACAAGCTTCTCCATGGGCCACTGCAGCATTTGAGATGTGATGGCAGTGATAGCAGGACTCTGGATGAGACCCTTGAAAATATGCATGCACTTAATAGGATGTTTAACCTACACACTGATCAGAAAGcaatcttggagcagaagatcaaAGCCAAGCTGGGAAAAACTCAGGGTTGA